The following are from one region of the Orenia metallireducens genome:
- a CDS encoding YncE family protein has translation MELLSKNKLIILLVIIILILTGCNDSLVIDDFVIESEFYNKAGYFIGNTKVEFTIKLVQEVLIEGFNQGLDYKWSSNGGEILSQKQNKIIYLTPQIPGDYYISVIITDRKDQEINYKFPFAVRGSYPEKVTLKEVENRSIESGNLIRWSSYMKDDFYVYKILRSNNLYIDNNLEVIAEIGDPKLTSYIDYEIEGNQYYTYQIMVINKLGYFSLSNEKMIETWSKGIKEIAIEDNLIDIVKDPKRTRCYISNKGQKQLLVLDSKREKIIKRIQLDIIPKKLILSKDNNFIFTFSPDSKQLIQIDLITWKIHKYNFDEKIIDVAIGNKYAYLNVKGEYNLLKLDIKEKKIDDRFKLSNKGRLLSVERVIFIRDKYLLIDEVFGDVLIYSLDDLSQPISNLGILSIKKLILSSLEEKDLLYIITEYPDYVKVVGIDKDFNLNFIENLTTDSYPRDFAFDNQNNLLFVVGDDKSIYTFSIKDNTLVDRVSLKNYIYQIDLDIDNKKIYLLTSSSKLTKNNIVIINYE, from the coding sequence AATGATTCTCTAGTTATAGATGACTTTGTAATTGAATCTGAATTTTATAATAAAGCTGGATATTTCATAGGAAATACCAAAGTAGAGTTTACTATCAAATTGGTTCAAGAGGTATTAATTGAAGGTTTTAATCAGGGTCTGGATTATAAATGGTCTAGTAATGGAGGGGAGATATTATCCCAAAAGCAAAATAAAATTATTTATCTGACTCCACAGATACCAGGTGATTACTACATTAGTGTAATCATAACTGATAGAAAAGATCAAGAGATTAATTATAAATTTCCTTTCGCTGTTAGAGGGAGCTATCCTGAAAAAGTTACCTTAAAAGAGGTAGAGAACAGATCTATAGAATCAGGTAATTTAATTAGGTGGTCAAGCTATATGAAGGATGATTTTTATGTCTATAAGATTCTTCGAAGTAATAATCTCTATATAGATAATAACTTAGAGGTTATAGCTGAGATAGGTGATCCTAAATTAACTTCTTATATTGATTATGAAATTGAAGGTAACCAATATTATACTTATCAAATTATGGTGATTAATAAATTGGGTTATTTCTCTTTAAGTAATGAAAAGATGATTGAAACTTGGTCAAAAGGTATTAAAGAGATTGCAATAGAGGATAATTTAATAGATATTGTAAAAGACCCTAAAAGAACTAGATGTTATATTAGTAATAAAGGTCAAAAGCAATTATTAGTCCTAGATAGTAAAAGAGAAAAGATAATTAAAAGGATTCAGTTAGATATTATACCTAAAAAATTGATATTAAGTAAAGATAATAACTTTATCTTTACTTTTTCTCCAGATAGTAAACAATTAATACAAATTGATTTAATTACTTGGAAAATTCATAAGTATAATTTTGATGAAAAGATAATAGATGTAGCTATAGGTAATAAATATGCTTATTTAAATGTTAAGGGAGAGTATAATCTTTTAAAATTAGATATTAAAGAGAAGAAGATTGATGATAGGTTTAAGTTAAGTAATAAAGGTAGGCTTCTTTCTGTAGAGAGAGTAATCTTTATAAGAGATAAGTATTTATTAATAGATGAGGTTTTTGGAGATGTCTTAATCTATTCTTTAGATGACTTATCTCAGCCTATTAGTAATTTGGGAATTTTATCTATAAAAAAATTAATCTTGTCTAGTTTAGAAGAAAAGGATTTGCTTTATATAATCACTGAATATCCTGATTATGTTAAGGTTGTTGGTATAGATAAAGATTTTAATCTAAACTTTATAGAAAATCTTACTACTGATTCATATCCTAGAGATTTTGCATTTGACAATCAGAATAATTTATTATTTGTAGTTGGTGATGATAAGAGTATTTATACTTTTTCTATTAAAGATAATACTCTTGTAGATAGGGTATCATTAAAGAATTATATTTATCAGATAGACTTAGATATTGATAATAAGAAGATTTACTTACTTACATCATCAAGCAAATTGACAAAAAATAACATAGTTATCATTAATTATGAATAA
- a CDS encoding Holliday junction resolvase RecU — MYYGSRGQLLEDMIEESNKQYALQQMGVIQKIPTPVKVLNIDSRTGKINNGFYEKKSTVDYIGVFRGVPLAFDAKETNVDTRLDLNNVKEHQYYFLKNWVENGGVGFLIVHFTNLNESYYLPFELLDECWTKMLAGGRKSIPYKKIFQDGYRIGSRGLIFLDYLSIVEEYLTTKDG; from the coding sequence GTGTATTATGGTAGTCGTGGACAACTATTAGAAGATATGATTGAAGAATCTAATAAACAATATGCTTTACAACAGATGGGAGTTATTCAGAAGATACCTACTCCAGTTAAGGTTTTAAATATTGACTCAAGGACTGGAAAGATTAATAATGGTTTTTATGAAAAGAAGTCTACAGTAGATTATATTGGTGTATTTAGAGGAGTTCCTCTTGCTTTTGATGCTAAAGAGACCAATGTTGATACTAGGTTAGATTTAAATAATGTTAAGGAGCATCAATACTACTTTTTAAAGAATTGGGTTGAGAATGGTGGTGTAGGATTTTTAATTGTCCATTTTACAAATTTAAATGAGAGCTATTATCTGCCCTTTGAGTTATTGGATGAATGTTGGACTAAGATGTTAGCTGGTGGTCGTAAGAGTATTCCTTATAAGAAGATTTTTCAAGACGGTTATAGAATAGGTAGTAGAGGATTAATCTTTTTAGATTATCTAAGTATTGTAGAAGAGTATCTAACTACCAAAGATGGTTAG
- a CDS encoding response regulator, whose product MGKKILITDDANFMRTMLAKIVEENGYEVVGTAENGEVAIQKYKELKPDLVTMDITMPGMDGIEATKGIMAVDPNAKIVVCSAMGQKPMVLEAIEAGAKDFIVKPIKPEKVKETLAKLIG is encoded by the coding sequence ATGGGAAAGAAAATATTAATTACTGATGATGCGAATTTCATGAGAACGATGCTTGCCAAAATAGTTGAAGAGAATGGTTATGAAGTAGTAGGAACTGCAGAGAACGGTGAGGTGGCGATTCAAAAATATAAAGAATTAAAACCTGATTTGGTAACTATGGACATCACTATGCCTGGTATGGATGGTATCGAAGCTACTAAAGGTATCATGGCAGTAGATCCAAATGCAAAGATTGTTGTATGTAGTGCTATGGGGCAAAAACCTATGGTATTAGAAGCTATTGAAGCTGGAGCAAAGGACTTTATAGTAAAGCCTATTAAACCAGAAAAAGTTAAAGAGACTTTAGCTAAATTAATAGGCTAA
- a CDS encoding acylphosphatase, whose protein sequence is MPNSDLKAIKVIVKGRIQGVGYRANTHKKATQLGITGYIRSVQGREIELVAEGTEEALEELIEFLEEGPSGAEIEECKVKWIAASNEFIRFSIKY, encoded by the coding sequence ATGCCTAATAGTGATTTAAAAGCAATAAAAGTAATTGTTAAAGGAAGGATTCAGGGGGTAGGTTATAGAGCTAATACCCATAAAAAAGCTACTCAGTTAGGTATTACTGGTTATATACGTAGTGTGCAGGGTAGAGAGATAGAACTTGTGGCAGAAGGAACAGAAGAGGCTTTGGAAGAACTAATAGAATTTTTAGAAGAAGGACCTTCTGGTGCTGAAATTGAAGAATGTAAAGTTAAATGGATAGCAGCAAGTAATGAGTTTATTAGATTCTCTATTAAGTATTAG
- the pgsA gene encoding CDP-diacylglycerol--glycerol-3-phosphate 3-phosphatidyltransferase — protein MNVANLLTLSRIILLPFFIIIFFSNYENNFMIAGMIFAISGLTDLLDGYVARKYNQVSHLGRLLDPLADKLTMISVFIILAINNSIHRGIIGVILVREFIILIGSCVVYFNSDDIISPSKFGKSATFLLYVTAAAYILNFSIFKYTIFIALPLTIISGVSYCLEAYKFLFKSKNI, from the coding sequence ATGAATGTGGCTAATCTTCTAACTTTGAGTCGAATTATACTATTGCCTTTTTTCATCATCATCTTTTTTAGTAATTATGAAAATAACTTTATGATTGCTGGAATGATATTTGCTATATCTGGATTAACGGACTTACTTGATGGGTATGTGGCTAGAAAATATAATCAAGTTTCTCACTTAGGGAGATTATTAGACCCTTTGGCAGATAAATTAACTATGATTTCGGTATTTATTATATTAGCAATTAATAACTCTATTCATAGAGGGATTATTGGGGTCATTTTAGTTAGAGAATTTATTATATTAATTGGCTCTTGTGTTGTTTATTTTAATAGTGATGATATTATCAGTCCAAGCAAGTTTGGTAAATCAGCTACTTTCTTATTGTATGTAACTGCAGCTGCTTATATTTTAAATTTTTCTATCTTCAAGTATACTATATTTATAGCCCTTCCTTTGACGATTATATCTGGGGTTAGTTACTGTCTTGAGGCTTATAAATTTTTATTCAAGAGCAAAAATATCTAA